From Blastocatellia bacterium, a single genomic window includes:
- a CDS encoding DUF5615 family PIN-like protein has translation MKFLIDMPLSPGLAIWLVQQGHDAVHAVELGLARASDEVILERARGEQRVVVTADLDYPRLLALTRAEGPGLILFRGGNYSEQEAVDRLRRTLEMIPDEELPNSIVVIEKGRIRRRRLPLEPSP, from the coding sequence GTGAAGTTTCTCATTGATATGCCGCTATCACCAGGGTTGGCTATCTGGCTGGTGCAACAAGGTCATGATGCTGTGCATGCTGTTGAGTTGGGATTAGCCCGGGCTTCGGATGAAGTGATCTTGGAGCGCGCTCGAGGAGAACAACGGGTGGTTGTGACGGCCGATTTGGACTATCCCCGTCTTTTGGCTTTGACACGAGCGGAAGGGCCTGGCCTGATACTCTTCCGTGGCGGAAATTATAGTGAGCAAGAGGCGGTAGATCGCCTCAGGCGAACTCTCGAAATGATTCCAGACGAGGAGTTGCCAAACTCCATCGTGGTCATTGAGAAGGGGCGGATTCGTCGGAGACGGCTTCCGCTTGAACCAAGTCCTTAA